In Rhizobiales bacterium NRL2, a genomic segment contains:
- the ispDF gene encoding bifunctional 2-C-methyl-D-erythritol 4-phosphate cytidylyltransferase/2-C-methyl-D-erythritol 2,4-cyclodiphosphate synthase (bifunctional enzyme involved in formation of 4-diphosphocytidyl-2-C-methyl-D-erythritol from CTP and 2-C-methyl-D-erythritol 4-phosphate and 2-C-methyl-D-erythritol 2,4-cyclodiphosphate and CMP from 4-diphosphocytidyl-2-C-methyl-D-erythritol 2-phosphate; involved in isoprenoid and isopentenyl-PP biosynthesis; binds divalent cations) — MNCAALIVAAGRGRRLGGTLPKQYLPLGEGALLRHTVKAFLGHPEIGAVLVVIGAEDHALYESAAGDLGLGAPVTGGAERQDSVRLGLQALRAVAPERVLIHDAARPFVSRKLIDAVLAGLDGADGALPALAVSDSLKRLSGEAIAADVDRAGLVRAQTPQGFRFDAILAAHEAAAGQALTDDVAVARMHGIDVVTVQGEEDNFKITTSDDLARARGLLAGRAAASRSSRVYRTGNGFDVHRYAAGRPMIVCGVEIPHDRGLAGHSDADVGLHAITDAVLGAIADGDIGDHFPPGDPQWRGASSDRFLRFAAERVRQRGGEIVAVDVTLVCETPKMKPHREAMRACIASIAAIPTDRVSVKATTTEKLGFTGRSEGMAAQATATVALPAGTTE, encoded by the coding sequence ATGAACTGCGCCGCCCTCATCGTCGCCGCAGGCAGAGGCCGCAGGCTGGGCGGTACCCTGCCGAAGCAGTACCTGCCGCTCGGCGAGGGCGCGCTGCTGCGGCATACCGTAAAGGCATTTCTGGGTCATCCGGAAATCGGCGCCGTCCTGGTCGTCATCGGCGCCGAGGACCATGCCCTCTACGAATCGGCGGCAGGCGACCTCGGACTGGGGGCCCCGGTGACCGGCGGCGCGGAACGGCAGGACTCCGTCCGCCTCGGCCTGCAGGCGCTGCGCGCCGTCGCCCCCGAAAGGGTTCTGATCCACGATGCCGCGCGCCCTTTCGTCTCCCGGAAACTGATCGACGCCGTGCTGGCCGGACTGGACGGCGCCGATGGTGCGCTGCCGGCGCTGGCCGTCAGCGACAGTCTGAAACGCCTCTCGGGCGAGGCGATCGCGGCGGATGTGGACCGCGCAGGGCTGGTGCGGGCGCAGACGCCCCAGGGCTTCCGCTTCGACGCCATCCTCGCCGCCCACGAGGCGGCGGCCGGCCAGGCCCTGACCGACGACGTGGCCGTCGCCCGCATGCACGGCATCGACGTGGTCACCGTCCAGGGCGAGGAAGACAACTTCAAGATCACCACTTCCGACGACCTCGCCCGCGCGCGGGGCCTGCTCGCCGGGCGCGCAGCCGCGTCGCGCAGTTCCCGCGTCTACCGGACCGGCAACGGCTTCGACGTGCATCGCTATGCGGCCGGCCGGCCGATGATCGTCTGCGGGGTCGAGATCCCACATGACCGGGGCCTCGCCGGCCATTCCGACGCCGATGTCGGCCTGCACGCCATCACCGACGCCGTCCTCGGCGCCATCGCCGACGGCGATATCGGCGACCATTTTCCGCCAGGCGATCCGCAGTGGCGCGGCGCGTCGTCCGACCGGTTTCTCCGCTTCGCCGCCGAGCGTGTGCGGCAGCGGGGCGGCGAGATCGTCGCCGTGGACGTCACCCTGGTCTGCGAGACGCCGAAGATGAAGCCGCACCGCGAGGCGATGCGCGCGTGCATCGCCTCCATCGCCGCCATCCCGACGGACCGGGTCAGCGTGAAGGCCACGACCACCGAGAAACTCGGCTTCACGGGCCGCAGCGAAGGCATGGCCGCCCAGGCCACGGCGACAGTGGCGCTCCCCGCCGGAACCACCGAATGA